The following are encoded in a window of Pseudalgibacter alginicilyticus genomic DNA:
- a CDS encoding YgaP family membrane protein produces the protein MLNTYFRVIVGSMILLSVVLTVYVHPNWMWFTVFIGVNLIQSAFTKWCLLETILMKLGIKKEGGNCSTS, from the coding sequence ATGTTAAATACATATTTCAGAGTCATTGTAGGCTCTATGATACTACTAAGTGTTGTCTTAACCGTATATGTCCACCCAAATTGGATGTGGTTTACAGTGTTTATTGGTGTTAATTTAATTCAATCAGCTTTCACAAAATGGTGTTTATTAGAAACTATTCTAATGAAATTAGGAATTAAAAAAGAAGGTGGTAATTGTTCAACTTCTTAA